Proteins encoded together in one Benincasa hispida cultivar B227 chromosome 1, ASM972705v1, whole genome shotgun sequence window:
- the LOC120074064 gene encoding heparanase-like protein 2 isoform X2, which yields MERQDFWIFLLAFIPIIYGQNVTMGRIVVDGTTTIAQTDENYICMTIDYWPFNECSKIPCIWDGNASVLNLNLSLPTLTKAVQAFKTLRIRVGGSLQDKLIYDIGSFKGINCPQFVRDEIGMFKITEGCLSMERWDDLNQFFNKTGAIVTFGLNALLGRHPTIGMYWGGDWNYTNAEALIQYTVEKNYQINSWEFGNEMVGHNSIGANITAAQYAKDLIKLREIIDRLYNNSQQKPLIVAPSAFFDASWYEDLVNKTGSNIIDVLTHHIYNMGAGDDPKIIYRFVDPNYLSQESSVFQQLENIVQNHAPWSVAWVGEAGGSYHGGSPYISNTFIDGFWYLDQLAMAASYNTKVYCRQTLVGGFYGVLLPHTLAPSPDYYGALLFHQLMGPGVLKVDNNVSSYLRTYAHCTKGRTGVSMLFINLSNQTEFTIEIEKNMNMRLPNKPVQREEYHLTPTNGLLRSSTVLLNGNLLETTKEGDLPSLMPIYRDSNSFISIANWSIVFVVIPDFEASACK from the exons ATGGAAAGGCAGGATTTTTGGATATTTTTGCTTGCTTTTATTCCAATAATTTATGGTCAAAATGTTACAATGGGTAGAATTGTGGTTGATGGAACTACAACAATAGCACAAACAGATGAGAATTATATTTGTATGACTATTGACTATTGGCCTTTCAATGAGTGCTCTAAAATTCCTTGTATTTGGGATGGCAATGCATCTGTGCTCAATTTG aaCTTGTCTCTTCCTACACTTACTAAGGCTGTGCAAG CTTTCAAGACTCTTAGGATTCGAGTAGGAGGTTCTTTGCAAGACAAATTGATTTATGATATTGGGAGCTTCAAGGGTATTAATTGTCCTCAATTTGTAAGGGATGAAATTGGAATGTTTAAAATTACCGAAGGATGTTTGTCTATGGAAAGGTGGGATGATTTGAATCAGTTTTTCAACAAGACAGG GGCAATAGTGACTTTTGGCTTGAATGCCCTCTTGGGAAGGCACCCCACAATAGGAATGTACTGGGGAGGAGATTGGAACTACACCAATGCAGAGGCACTTATTCAATACACTGTTGAAAagaattatcaaataaattcatGGGAGTTTG GTAATGAAATGGTTGGTCACAATAGTATTGGGGCAAATATTACTGCTGCACAATATGCAAAAGATTTGATCAAGCTTAGGGAAATCATTGATCGTTTGTACAACAACTCCCAACAAAAGCCTTTAATTGTAGCACCTAGTGCATTTTTTGATGCCTCATGGTATGAAGATCTTGTTAATAAAACAGGCTCCAACATCATCGATGTTCTCACTCATCATATATACAACATGGGTGCAG GGGATGACCCTAAGATAATTTATAGGTTTGTAGATCCAAACTATCTCAGTCAAGAATCAAGTGTATTTCAACAACTTGAGAATATAGTTCAAAACCATGCTCCTTGGTCTGTTGCTTGGGTTGGAGAAGCTGGTGGATCCTATCATGGTGGAAGTCCTTATATTTCTAATACATTTATTGATGGTTTCtg GTACTTAGATCAACTTGCAATGGCTGCTTCGTACAATACCAAAGTATATTGTAGACAGACTTTGGTTGGTGGATTTTATGGTGTTCTCTTACCCCATACTTTAGCCCCTTCGCCAGATTACTATGG ggCACTTCTCTTTCACCAACTTATGGGTCCTGGTGTTCTCAAAGTTGACAATAATGTCTCTTCCTATTTGCGTACTTATGCTCATTGCACCAAAGGAAGA ACTGGTGTAAGCATGCTATTCATTAATCTAAGCAACCAAACAGAGTTCACAATTGAGATTGAAAAGAACATGAACATGAGGTTGCCTAACAAGCCAGTTCAAAGGGAGGAATATCATTTAACTCCAACTAATGGCTTACTTAGAAGTTCCACGGTACTTTTGAATGGAAATTTATTGGAGACTACAAAAGAGGGAGATTTGCCAAGTCTTATGCCTATTTATCGTGATAGTAACTCTTTTATATCTATTGCTAATTGGTCCATTGTTTTTGTTGTCATCCCTGATTTTGAAGCCTCGGCTTGTaaatga
- the LOC120074064 gene encoding heparanase-like protein 1 isoform X3 — MLSFIRAFKTLRIRVGGSLQDKLIYDIGSFKGINCPQFVRDEIGMFKITEGCLSMERWDDLNQFFNKTGAIVTFGLNALLGRHPTIGMYWGGDWNYTNAEALIQYTVEKNYQINSWEFGNEMVGHNSIGANITAAQYAKDLIKLREIIDRLYNNSQQKPLIVAPSAFFDASWYEDLVNKTGSNIIDVLTHHIYNMGAGDDPKIIYRFVDPNYLSQESSVFQQLENIVQNHAPWSVAWVGEAGGSYHGGSPYISNTFIDGFCEFNRYLDQLAMAASYNTKVYCRQTLVGGFYGVLLPHTLAPSPDYYGALLFHQLMGPGVLKVDNNVSSYLRTYAHCTKGRTGVSMLFINLSNQTEFTIEIEKNMNMRLPNKPVQREEYHLTPTNGLLRSSTVLLNGNLLETTKEGDLPSLMPIYRDSNSFISIANWSIVFVVIPDFEASACK, encoded by the exons CTTTCAAGACTCTTAGGATTCGAGTAGGAGGTTCTTTGCAAGACAAATTGATTTATGATATTGGGAGCTTCAAGGGTATTAATTGTCCTCAATTTGTAAGGGATGAAATTGGAATGTTTAAAATTACCGAAGGATGTTTGTCTATGGAAAGGTGGGATGATTTGAATCAGTTTTTCAACAAGACAGG GGCAATAGTGACTTTTGGCTTGAATGCCCTCTTGGGAAGGCACCCCACAATAGGAATGTACTGGGGAGGAGATTGGAACTACACCAATGCAGAGGCACTTATTCAATACACTGTTGAAAagaattatcaaataaattcatGGGAGTTTG GTAATGAAATGGTTGGTCACAATAGTATTGGGGCAAATATTACTGCTGCACAATATGCAAAAGATTTGATCAAGCTTAGGGAAATCATTGATCGTTTGTACAACAACTCCCAACAAAAGCCTTTAATTGTAGCACCTAGTGCATTTTTTGATGCCTCATGGTATGAAGATCTTGTTAATAAAACAGGCTCCAACATCATCGATGTTCTCACTCATCATATATACAACATGGGTGCAG GGGATGACCCTAAGATAATTTATAGGTTTGTAGATCCAAACTATCTCAGTCAAGAATCAAGTGTATTTCAACAACTTGAGAATATAGTTCAAAACCATGCTCCTTGGTCTGTTGCTTGGGTTGGAGAAGCTGGTGGATCCTATCATGGTGGAAGTCCTTATATTTCTAATACATTTATTGATGGTTTCtg TGAATTCAATAGGTACTTAGATCAACTTGCAATGGCTGCTTCGTACAATACCAAAGTATATTGTAGACAGACTTTGGTTGGTGGATTTTATGGTGTTCTCTTACCCCATACTTTAGCCCCTTCGCCAGATTACTATGG ggCACTTCTCTTTCACCAACTTATGGGTCCTGGTGTTCTCAAAGTTGACAATAATGTCTCTTCCTATTTGCGTACTTATGCTCATTGCACCAAAGGAAGA ACTGGTGTAAGCATGCTATTCATTAATCTAAGCAACCAAACAGAGTTCACAATTGAGATTGAAAAGAACATGAACATGAGGTTGCCTAACAAGCCAGTTCAAAGGGAGGAATATCATTTAACTCCAACTAATGGCTTACTTAGAAGTTCCACGGTACTTTTGAATGGAAATTTATTGGAGACTACAAAAGAGGGAGATTTGCCAAGTCTTATGCCTATTTATCGTGATAGTAACTCTTTTATATCTATTGCTAATTGGTCCATTGTTTTTGTTGTCATCCCTGATTTTGAAGCCTCGGCTTGTaaatga
- the LOC120074064 gene encoding heparanase-like protein 2 isoform X1, with translation MERQDFWIFLLAFIPIIYGQNVTMGRIVVDGTTTIAQTDENYICMTIDYWPFNECSKIPCIWDGNASVLNLNLSLPTLTKAVQAFKTLRIRVGGSLQDKLIYDIGSFKGINCPQFVRDEIGMFKITEGCLSMERWDDLNQFFNKTGAIVTFGLNALLGRHPTIGMYWGGDWNYTNAEALIQYTVEKNYQINSWEFGNEMVGHNSIGANITAAQYAKDLIKLREIIDRLYNNSQQKPLIVAPSAFFDASWYEDLVNKTGSNIIDVLTHHIYNMGAGDDPKIIYRFVDPNYLSQESSVFQQLENIVQNHAPWSVAWVGEAGGSYHGGSPYISNTFIDGFCEFNRYLDQLAMAASYNTKVYCRQTLVGGFYGVLLPHTLAPSPDYYGALLFHQLMGPGVLKVDNNVSSYLRTYAHCTKGRTGVSMLFINLSNQTEFTIEIEKNMNMRLPNKPVQREEYHLTPTNGLLRSSTVLLNGNLLETTKEGDLPSLMPIYRDSNSFISIANWSIVFVVIPDFEASACK, from the exons ATGGAAAGGCAGGATTTTTGGATATTTTTGCTTGCTTTTATTCCAATAATTTATGGTCAAAATGTTACAATGGGTAGAATTGTGGTTGATGGAACTACAACAATAGCACAAACAGATGAGAATTATATTTGTATGACTATTGACTATTGGCCTTTCAATGAGTGCTCTAAAATTCCTTGTATTTGGGATGGCAATGCATCTGTGCTCAATTTG aaCTTGTCTCTTCCTACACTTACTAAGGCTGTGCAAG CTTTCAAGACTCTTAGGATTCGAGTAGGAGGTTCTTTGCAAGACAAATTGATTTATGATATTGGGAGCTTCAAGGGTATTAATTGTCCTCAATTTGTAAGGGATGAAATTGGAATGTTTAAAATTACCGAAGGATGTTTGTCTATGGAAAGGTGGGATGATTTGAATCAGTTTTTCAACAAGACAGG GGCAATAGTGACTTTTGGCTTGAATGCCCTCTTGGGAAGGCACCCCACAATAGGAATGTACTGGGGAGGAGATTGGAACTACACCAATGCAGAGGCACTTATTCAATACACTGTTGAAAagaattatcaaataaattcatGGGAGTTTG GTAATGAAATGGTTGGTCACAATAGTATTGGGGCAAATATTACTGCTGCACAATATGCAAAAGATTTGATCAAGCTTAGGGAAATCATTGATCGTTTGTACAACAACTCCCAACAAAAGCCTTTAATTGTAGCACCTAGTGCATTTTTTGATGCCTCATGGTATGAAGATCTTGTTAATAAAACAGGCTCCAACATCATCGATGTTCTCACTCATCATATATACAACATGGGTGCAG GGGATGACCCTAAGATAATTTATAGGTTTGTAGATCCAAACTATCTCAGTCAAGAATCAAGTGTATTTCAACAACTTGAGAATATAGTTCAAAACCATGCTCCTTGGTCTGTTGCTTGGGTTGGAGAAGCTGGTGGATCCTATCATGGTGGAAGTCCTTATATTTCTAATACATTTATTGATGGTTTCtg TGAATTCAATAGGTACTTAGATCAACTTGCAATGGCTGCTTCGTACAATACCAAAGTATATTGTAGACAGACTTTGGTTGGTGGATTTTATGGTGTTCTCTTACCCCATACTTTAGCCCCTTCGCCAGATTACTATGG ggCACTTCTCTTTCACCAACTTATGGGTCCTGGTGTTCTCAAAGTTGACAATAATGTCTCTTCCTATTTGCGTACTTATGCTCATTGCACCAAAGGAAGA ACTGGTGTAAGCATGCTATTCATTAATCTAAGCAACCAAACAGAGTTCACAATTGAGATTGAAAAGAACATGAACATGAGGTTGCCTAACAAGCCAGTTCAAAGGGAGGAATATCATTTAACTCCAACTAATGGCTTACTTAGAAGTTCCACGGTACTTTTGAATGGAAATTTATTGGAGACTACAAAAGAGGGAGATTTGCCAAGTCTTATGCCTATTTATCGTGATAGTAACTCTTTTATATCTATTGCTAATTGGTCCATTGTTTTTGTTGTCATCCCTGATTTTGAAGCCTCGGCTTGTaaatga